From a region of the Pukyongiella litopenaei genome:
- a CDS encoding gamma-glutamyl-gamma-aminobutyrate hydrolase family protein, translating to MARPIVGIIGNSYLINDEYPTHAGGKMNSAAVAEVSDCLPLLVPADPRYMSVSELLEACDGFVLTGGRPNVHPEEYGEPVTDAHGEFDRARDAIVLPLVRACVERGQPFLGICRGFQEVNVAMGGSLHPEIRDLPGRDNHRMPPDGSLEEKFALRHRVRFSEGGPFQRLFGASEVMTNTLHGQGIKRPGSGVVIDGHAPDGTPEAIYIDGAPGFTLSVQWHPEWNAATDPVSRPLFVAFGDAVRRWAAGTASASAGSAGSAGQLHSV from the coding sequence ATGGCGCGACCCATCGTCGGAATCATCGGTAACTCCTACCTGATCAACGATGAATATCCGACCCACGCGGGGGGCAAGATGAACTCGGCCGCCGTGGCCGAGGTGTCCGACTGCCTGCCGCTGCTGGTGCCGGCGGACCCGCGCTACATGAGCGTGTCCGAACTGCTCGAGGCCTGCGACGGGTTCGTGCTGACCGGCGGGCGGCCCAATGTGCATCCCGAGGAATATGGCGAACCGGTGACCGACGCGCATGGCGAGTTCGACCGCGCCCGCGACGCGATCGTGCTGCCGCTGGTGCGCGCCTGCGTCGAACGCGGTCAGCCGTTCCTGGGTATCTGCCGCGGTTTCCAGGAGGTCAACGTGGCCATGGGCGGGTCGCTCCATCCCGAGATCCGCGACCTTCCCGGGCGCGACAACCACCGGATGCCGCCCGATGGCTCGCTGGAAGAGAAATTTGCCCTGCGCCACCGGGTCCGGTTCTCCGAGGGCGGCCCGTTCCAGCGCCTGTTCGGCGCCTCCGAGGTGATGACCAACACGCTGCACGGGCAGGGGATCAAGCGGCCGGGCAGCGGTGTGGTGATCGACGGGCACGCGCCCGACGGCACGCCCGAGGCGATCTATATCGACGGCGCCCCCGGTTTCACCCTGTCGGTGCAGTGGCACCCGGAATGGAACGCGGCCACCGACCCGGTGTCGCGCCCGCTATTCGTGGCCTTCGGCGATGCCGTGCGACGCTGGGCGGCGGGCACCGCGTCAGCCTCTGCGGGGTCTGCGGGATCTGCGGGCCAGTTGCACAGCGTCTGA
- a CDS encoding xanthine dehydrogenase family protein molybdopterin-binding subunit, giving the protein MSRIGTIARRSFLIGTAAIAGGVAFGVYYAKKGVANPLSPRDGEATLNPYVLIDRQGVTIIAPRAEMGQGTRTTLAALVAEELDVAWEEIRVLHGPPAQAYYNGAIGAALLPYPEYRLTDLQRRIGGGLGVVGKAMSLQITGGSTAMIDGFKKMRHAGASARETLKEAAAKRLGVARASLKTENGRVIAPDGTELAYVDLAPEAAGIDPPKVGLRPSSDWKYLGKSMPRVDMVGKSTGTAVFSIDVRPEGLKFAALRRSPYLGGGMTGFDAGAAETMPGVDRVVDMGDGIAVVASNTWLAMQAAEAVEVDWAPSPHPATMADISARLAAALDGEANSEMRSDGDADTVPEGATLVEEEYHMPYLAHATMEPMNATALYTGDSLTIWAGTQAPIIARDKAATEVGLTPGQVTVYTTLMGGGFGRRNEYDFVVHAARLAKAMPGTPVKLTWPREEDMTHDFYRPIAMARYRGAVRDGRAVMLDGQVATQSVGRQAGGRMMGMEPGGPDKSSVEGAFDQPYAIPSYRLRAYLADLDLPVGFWRSVGSSFNAFMFDSFLDEMAHAAGADPLEFRHAMMKDEHAPSAGTLAAVREMSGWTGQTPDGVGRGVGFCFCFGTPVATVIEVKDEDSGIRIDRAWMACDVGTALDPSIIEAQMFGGLIFGLSAACFGEITFTDGAVDQLNFPDYDALRMHNAPKVEVRVLETNAHMGGVGEPGTPPGMSALANAIFDLTGKRARSLPLMHEFDLLA; this is encoded by the coding sequence ATGTCCCGTATCGGCACGATCGCCCGCCGCAGCTTTCTGATCGGAACCGCCGCCATCGCCGGCGGTGTGGCCTTTGGCGTCTATTACGCGAAAAAGGGTGTCGCCAACCCGCTGAGCCCGCGCGACGGCGAGGCGACGCTGAACCCCTATGTCCTGATCGACCGGCAGGGGGTGACCATCATCGCCCCGCGCGCCGAGATGGGCCAGGGCACCCGCACCACGCTCGCCGCACTGGTGGCCGAGGAACTGGACGTGGCCTGGGAAGAAATCCGGGTGCTGCACGGCCCGCCGGCGCAAGCCTATTACAACGGCGCCATCGGGGCGGCGCTGCTGCCCTATCCCGAATACCGGCTGACCGATCTCCAGCGCAGGATCGGCGGCGGGCTCGGGGTGGTGGGCAAGGCGATGAGCCTGCAGATCACCGGCGGATCGACCGCGATGATCGACGGGTTCAAAAAGATGCGCCATGCCGGTGCCAGCGCCCGTGAAACGCTGAAGGAAGCCGCCGCGAAACGGCTGGGCGTGGCGCGGGCCTCGCTGAAGACCGAAAACGGCCGGGTGATCGCGCCCGACGGCACCGAACTGGCCTATGTCGACCTAGCCCCCGAGGCGGCGGGCATCGACCCGCCAAAGGTAGGCCTGCGCCCGTCCAGCGACTGGAAATATCTCGGCAAATCCATGCCGCGGGTGGACATGGTGGGCAAATCCACCGGAACGGCGGTCTTTTCGATCGACGTGCGCCCCGAGGGGCTGAAATTCGCCGCCCTGCGGCGGAGCCCGTATCTGGGCGGCGGCATGACCGGCTTTGACGCCGGTGCCGCCGAGACCATGCCCGGCGTCGACCGGGTGGTGGACATGGGCGACGGCATCGCCGTTGTCGCTTCGAACACCTGGCTGGCCATGCAGGCCGCCGAGGCGGTCGAAGTGGACTGGGCGCCCAGCCCGCATCCCGCGACCATGGCCGATATCTCGGCGCGGCTGGCGGCCGCCCTTGACGGCGAGGCCAATTCGGAGATGCGCAGCGACGGCGATGCCGACACGGTGCCCGAGGGCGCCACTCTGGTCGAGGAAGAGTATCACATGCCCTATCTGGCCCATGCCACGATGGAGCCGATGAACGCCACCGCGCTCTATACCGGGGACAGCCTGACCATCTGGGCCGGCACCCAGGCGCCGATCATCGCCCGCGACAAGGCCGCCACCGAGGTCGGGCTGACCCCCGGACAGGTCACCGTCTACACGACGCTCATGGGGGGCGGCTTCGGCCGGCGCAACGAATATGATTTCGTGGTTCACGCCGCCCGGCTGGCCAAGGCGATGCCCGGCACGCCGGTCAAGCTCACCTGGCCGCGCGAAGAGGACATGACCCACGATTTCTATCGCCCGATCGCCATGGCCCGCTATCGCGGCGCGGTCAGGGACGGGCGCGCGGTGATGCTCGACGGGCAGGTGGCGACGCAATCGGTCGGCCGGCAGGCCGGTGGCCGGATGATGGGCATGGAGCCGGGCGGCCCGGACAAGTCCAGCGTCGAAGGCGCGTTCGACCAGCCCTATGCGATCCCCAGTTACCGGCTGCGGGCCTATCTCGCCGATCTCGATCTTCCGGTCGGGTTCTGGCGCTCGGTCGGGTCGTCCTTCAACGCCTTCATGTTCGACAGCTTCCTCGACGAGATGGCCCATGCCGCCGGGGCCGACCCGCTGGAGTTCCGCCATGCGATGATGAAGGACGAACACGCGCCTTCCGCCGGGACGCTGGCCGCGGTGCGCGAGATGTCGGGCTGGACCGGCCAGACGCCCGACGGGGTGGGCCGCGGCGTCGGGTTCTGCTTTTGCTTCGGCACGCCCGTCGCCACGGTGATCGAGGTCAAGGACGAGGATAGCGGCATCCGCATCGACCGCGCCTGGATGGCCTGCGACGTGGGCACCGCGCTCGATCCGTCGATCATCGAGGCGCAGATGTTCGGCGGGCTGATCTTTGGCCTGTCAGCGGCCTGTTTCGGTGAAATCACCTTTACCGACGGCGCGGTGGACCAACTGAATTTTCCCGATTACGACGCGCTGCGGATGCACAATGCGCCCAAGGTCGAGGTGCGGGTGCTGGAAACCAACGCCCATATGGGCGGCGTCGGCGAACCCGGCACGCCGCCGGGCATGTCGGCGCTGGCCAACGCCATCTTCGATCTCACCGGCAAACGCGCCCGGTCGCTGCCGCTGATGCACGAATTCGACCTGCTGGCCTGA
- a CDS encoding (2Fe-2S)-binding protein yields MTTTLRINGETHEVDLPGEVPLLWVLRDEIGLTGTKFGCGVAACGACTVHVNGVAVRSCQLALDDVDGEVTTIEGLGGPDALHAIQAAWVKHQVAQCGYCQSGQIMQAADLLARNPAPSDAEIDAAMQGNLCRCGTYPRIRAAIHDAAAAMKGA; encoded by the coding sequence ATGACCACCACGCTCAGGATCAACGGCGAGACCCACGAGGTCGATCTGCCCGGCGAGGTGCCCCTGCTGTGGGTGCTGCGTGACGAGATCGGGCTGACCGGCACCAAGTTCGGATGCGGCGTCGCCGCCTGCGGCGCCTGCACCGTGCATGTGAACGGCGTGGCCGTGCGCTCCTGCCAGCTGGCGCTGGACGATGTCGACGGCGAGGTGACGACGATCGAGGGGCTGGGCGGCCCCGACGCGCTGCATGCGATCCAGGCGGCCTGGGTGAAACACCAGGTGGCCCAGTGCGGATACTGCCAGTCGGGCCAGATCATGCAGGCCGCCGACCTGTTGGCACGCAACCCCGCCCCCAGCGACGCCGAGATCGACGCGGCGATGCAGGGCAACCTGTGCCGCTGCGGCACCTATCCGCGTATCCGCGCCGCCATCCATGACGCCGCCGCCGCGATGAAAGGAGCCTGA
- a CDS encoding TetR/AcrR family transcriptional regulator, giving the protein MDVEFGDQAAHDPAARDKQAAILDAALAVFARYGFRRTAMADIAREAGMSRAALYLHYRNKEDIFRSLSAAFYDRAAQDVAAALEAEGPADAVLCAAFEAYGGAAFVALLSSPHGEELLDTKANSAADIAREGEARIVGLFAQWLERRGVDDPAETAVVILAAKHGLKSIITSPQDYRAKLSRLARLIGNGLGG; this is encoded by the coding sequence ATGGATGTGGAATTCGGTGATCAGGCCGCGCATGATCCGGCGGCCCGTGACAAGCAGGCGGCGATTCTCGACGCGGCGCTTGCCGTGTTCGCCCGCTACGGGTTCCGTCGCACCGCGATGGCCGACATTGCCCGCGAGGCGGGCATGTCGCGTGCCGCGCTCTACCTGCATTACCGCAACAAGGAAGACATCTTCCGGTCGCTGTCTGCCGCCTTCTACGACCGGGCGGCGCAGGACGTGGCGGCGGCGCTCGAGGCGGAGGGCCCGGCGGACGCGGTGCTGTGCGCCGCCTTCGAGGCCTATGGCGGGGCCGCGTTCGTGGCGCTGCTGTCGTCGCCCCATGGCGAAGAGCTGCTTGATACCAAGGCAAATTCGGCCGCCGATATCGCCCGTGAGGGCGAGGCGCGGATCGTCGGATTGTTCGCGCAATGGCTCGAACGGCGGGGGGTGGACGACCCGGCCGAAACCGCCGTTGTCATCCTGGCCGCCAAGCACGGGCTGAAATCCATCATCACGTCGCCGCAGGATTACCGGGCCAAGCTGTCACGCCTGGCCCGGCTGATCGGGAACGGGCTGGGCGGCTGA
- the kynA gene encoding tryptophan 2,3-dioxygenase, producing the protein MTQPKDTARYDPADDGAQMDFDGLMSYGDYLHLDALLTAQEPCSDTHDEMLFIIQHQTSELWMRQVIHELDAARDTLISGQARPAFKMLARVARIFEQLNNAWDVLRTMTPSDYTAFRDKLGQSSGFQSHQYRQIEFMLGNRNRAMLRPHAHKPQVLALLEAELQKPSLYDVALRQLHAEIALPDAVLSRAPELPHEENAGVAAAWTQVYRAPQDHWTLYELAEKLVDLEDYFRRWRFNHVTTVERVIGFKRGTGGTGGVSYLKRMLAVELFPELWHLRTEL; encoded by the coding sequence ATGACCCAACCCAAAGATACCGCCCGCTATGATCCCGCCGACGATGGCGCCCAGATGGATTTCGACGGGCTTATGTCCTATGGCGACTACCTGCATCTCGACGCGCTGCTGACCGCGCAGGAACCCTGCAGCGACACCCATGACGAGATGCTGTTCATCATCCAGCACCAGACATCCGAGCTTTGGATGCGGCAGGTGATCCACGAACTGGACGCGGCCCGCGATACGCTGATCTCGGGCCAGGCGCGCCCGGCCTTCAAGATGCTCGCCCGCGTGGCCCGCATCTTCGAACAGCTCAACAATGCCTGGGACGTTCTGCGCACGATGACGCCCAGCGACTACACCGCCTTTCGCGACAAGCTGGGACAAAGCTCGGGCTTCCAGTCCCACCAGTATCGCCAGATCGAATTCATGCTGGGCAATCGCAACCGCGCGATGCTGCGCCCCCATGCGCACAAGCCGCAGGTCCTGGCGCTGCTCGAGGCCGAGTTGCAGAAACCGTCGCTCTATGACGTTGCGTTGCGGCAGCTGCATGCCGAGATTGCCCTGCCCGACGCGGTGCTGTCGCGCGCGCCCGAGTTGCCGCACGAGGAAAACGCCGGGGTGGCGGCGGCTTGGACGCAGGTCTATCGCGCGCCGCAGGACCACTGGACGCTGTATGAACTGGCGGAAAAACTGGTGGATCTCGAGGACTATTTCCGCCGCTGGCGTTTCAACCATGTCACGACCGTCGAACGCGTGATCGGCTTCAAGCGCGGCACCGGCGGCACCGGCGGGGTGAGCTATCTGAAACGGATGCTGGCGGTCGAGCTGTTCCCCGAACTCTGGCACCTGCGCACCGAGCTCTAG
- the kynU gene encoding kynureninase, whose translation MTDFAATRGMFDLPDGVIYLDGNSLGPLPRSAPGRMDGVMVEEWGKLLITGWNKAGWMARSVALGDRIARLIGAEPGHVVVGDTLSIKVYQALAAALEMNPDRKVILSDTGNFPSDLYIAEGLIGSLKQGHELRTVAPEDVEAAITDEVAVLMITEVDYGTGRLHDMKALTEKAHAHGVVTVWDLAHTAGATEVKLAACNADFAVGCTYKYLNGGPGSPAFIYVAPRHADTARPALAGWLGHDAPFAFEQTYRPHAGIERMRVGTPPVLAMAALDAALDIWDGVDMAALRRRSVELTSLFIDEVEAACPMLTLASPRAADRRGSQVSFRFADGYAAMQALIARGVIGDFRAPDIMRFGFAPLYIDEGDVRQAVAILSDVMGNRLWDRPEYKTRAAVT comes from the coding sequence GTGACCGATTTTGCAGCAACGCGGGGCATGTTCGATCTGCCCGACGGCGTGATCTATCTGGATGGCAATTCGCTGGGCCCCCTGCCCCGCAGCGCGCCGGGCCGGATGGACGGCGTGATGGTCGAGGAATGGGGCAAGCTGCTGATCACCGGCTGGAACAAGGCGGGCTGGATGGCCAGATCGGTCGCGCTCGGCGACCGCATCGCGCGGCTGATCGGGGCCGAACCGGGCCATGTGGTCGTCGGCGACACGCTGTCGATCAAGGTCTACCAGGCGCTGGCGGCGGCGCTCGAGATGAACCCGGACCGCAAGGTGATCCTGTCGGATACCGGCAATTTCCCCTCCGATCTCTACATAGCCGAGGGGCTGATCGGTTCGCTGAAACAGGGGCACGAGCTGCGCACGGTCGCGCCCGAGGACGTGGAGGCCGCGATCACCGACGAGGTGGCGGTGCTGATGATCACCGAGGTCGACTACGGCACCGGGCGGCTGCATGACATGAAGGCGCTGACCGAAAAGGCCCATGCGCACGGGGTGGTGACGGTCTGGGACCTGGCCCATACCGCCGGCGCAACCGAGGTGAAGCTCGCCGCTTGCAACGCCGATTTCGCGGTCGGCTGCACCTATAAATACCTCAATGGCGGCCCCGGCTCGCCCGCCTTCATCTATGTTGCCCCGCGCCACGCCGACACCGCCCGGCCCGCGCTGGCCGGCTGGCTGGGCCATGACGCGCCCTTTGCCTTCGAACAGACCTATCGCCCGCATGCCGGGATCGAACGGATGCGCGTCGGCACGCCCCCGGTGCTGGCGATGGCCGCGCTCGATGCGGCGCTGGATATCTGGGACGGCGTGGACATGGCGGCGCTGCGGCGCAGATCGGTGGAACTGACCAGCCTGTTCATCGATGAGGTCGAGGCCGCCTGCCCGATGCTGACCCTCGCCAGCCCGCGCGCGGCTGACCGGCGCGGCAGCCAGGTGTCGTTCCGCTTTGCCGATGGCTATGCCGCGATGCAGGCGCTGATCGCGCGCGGCGTGATCGGCGATTTCCGCGCCCCCGACATCATGCGGTTCGGGTTTGCCCCGCTCTACATCGACGAAGGCGACGTGCGGCAGGCGGTTGCGATCCTGTCGGACGTGATGGGCAACCGGCTGTGGGACAGGCCCGAATACAAGACCCGCGCGGCGGTGACATGA
- a CDS encoding DEAD/DEAH box helicase: protein MTKFSDLDLNPKVLKAIDEAGYETPTPIQAGAIPPALQGRDVLGIAQTGTGKTASFTLPMITALARGRARARMPRSLVLCPTRELAAQVAENFDTYAKHVKLTKALLIGGVSFKEQDALIDRGVDVLIATPGRLLDHFERGKLLLTGVQIMVVDEADRMLDMGFIPDIERIFSLTPFTRQTLFFSATMAPEIERITNTFLSNPERIEVARQATTGENIAQGVVLFKASRRDREGSEKRKLLRALIEEEGDKCTNAIIFCNRKTDVDIVAKSLKKYGYDAAPIHGDLDQSQRTRTLDGFRDGSLRILVASDVAARGLDVPSVSHVFNYDVPGHAEDYVHRIGRTGRAGRDGTALTICTPRDEKALDAVERLVQKEIPRRDNPLKSAADDVAAKSDADDDASGDKPARKKSARDKPAREKPAREKPAKSKAADDAETPQQADSPEKPARSKPRHDRQGDGKGGGKGVVGMGDHLPSFIALSFDERRTG from the coding sequence ATGACGAAATTCAGCGATCTCGACCTGAACCCCAAGGTCCTCAAGGCCATTGACGAGGCCGGCTATGAAACCCCCACGCCGATCCAGGCCGGTGCGATTCCCCCCGCCCTGCAAGGGCGCGATGTCCTGGGCATCGCGCAGACCGGCACCGGCAAGACCGCCAGCTTCACGCTGCCGATGATCACCGCGCTGGCCCGCGGCCGTGCGCGTGCGCGGATGCCGCGCAGCCTGGTGCTGTGCCCCACGCGTGAACTGGCCGCGCAGGTGGCCGAAAATTTCGACACCTATGCCAAGCATGTGAAACTGACCAAGGCGCTGCTGATCGGCGGCGTGTCGTTCAAGGAACAGGACGCGCTGATCGACCGTGGTGTCGATGTCCTGATCGCCACGCCGGGCCGGCTGCTGGATCATTTCGAGCGCGGCAAACTGTTGCTGACCGGCGTGCAGATCATGGTCGTGGACGAAGCCGACCGGATGCTCGACATGGGGTTCATCCCCGATATCGAACGCATCTTCTCGCTGACGCCGTTCACCCGGCAGACGCTGTTCTTCTCGGCCACCATGGCGCCCGAGATCGAGCGGATCACCAATACATTCCTGTCCAACCCGGAACGGATCGAGGTGGCCCGGCAGGCCACCACCGGCGAAAACATCGCCCAGGGCGTCGTGCTGTTCAAGGCCAGCCGCCGCGACCGCGAAGGCAGCGAAAAGCGCAAGCTGCTGCGCGCCCTGATCGAGGAAGAGGGCGACAAATGCACCAACGCGATCATCTTCTGCAACCGCAAGACGGATGTGGATATCGTCGCCAAGTCGCTGAAGAAATACGGCTATGACGCCGCGCCGATCCATGGCGACCTGGATCAGAGCCAGCGCACCCGCACCCTGGACGGGTTTCGCGACGGGTCACTGCGGATCCTGGTGGCCTCGGACGTGGCCGCGCGCGGGCTGGACGTGCCCAGCGTCAGCCATGTGTTCAACTACGATGTGCCCGGCCATGCCGAGGATTATGTGCATCGCATCGGCCGCACCGGCCGCGCGGGCCGCGACGGCACGGCGCTGACCATCTGCACGCCGCGCGACGAAAAAGCGCTGGATGCGGTGGAACGGCTGGTTCAGAAGGAAATCCCGCGCCGCGACAACCCGCTGAAATCGGCGGCCGATGACGTGGCGGCGAAATCCGATGCGGATGACGACGCCTCCGGGGACAAGCCAGCCAGGAAAAAATCGGCCAGGGACAAGCCGGCCAGAGAAAAGCCGGCCAGGGAAAAGCCAGCGAAGAGCAAGGCGGCGGATGACGCCGAAACCCCGCAGCAGGCCGACAGCCCCGAGAAACCCGCGCGGTCGAAACCGCGGCACGATCGCCAGGGAGATGGCAAGGGCGGCGGCAAGGGCGTGGTCGGCATGGGCGATCACCTGCCCAGCTTCATCGCGCTCAGCTTCGACGAACGCCGCACCGGCTAG
- a CDS encoding peptidylprolyl isomerase, with the protein MRKLAALFALLAGPALATGLEIEVAGDGANGTVVIDLADDVAPGHVARIAELARSGAYDGVVFHRVIDGFMAQTGDVKHGREGGDLSRAGTGGSDGANLKAEFSDLDFERGVVGMARSRSVDSANSQFFIMFAPAPHLNGMYTVVGKVTSGMEVIDAITRGDGANGAFVTASPDVMKKVTVTD; encoded by the coding sequence ATGCGTAAGCTGGCCGCACTGTTCGCCCTGCTGGCCGGCCCGGCGCTGGCCACGGGGCTCGAGATCGAGGTCGCGGGCGACGGCGCCAACGGCACTGTCGTGATCGACCTCGCCGATGACGTGGCGCCGGGCCATGTCGCGCGGATCGCCGAACTGGCGCGATCGGGCGCCTATGACGGGGTCGTGTTCCACCGCGTCATCGACGGGTTCATGGCCCAGACCGGCGATGTCAAACACGGCCGCGAGGGCGGCGACCTGAGCCGCGCCGGCACCGGCGGGTCGGACGGCGCCAACCTGAAGGCCGAGTTCTCGGACCTGGATTTTGAGCGCGGCGTGGTCGGCATGGCCCGGTCGCGCAGCGTCGACAGCGCCAACAGCCAGTTCTTCATCATGTTTGCCCCGGCCCCGCATCTGAACGGGATGTACACCGTGGTGGGCAAGGTAACATCGGGCATGGAGGTGATCGACGCGATCACCCGCGGCGACGGCGCGAACGGCGCCTTCGTCACCGCCAGCCCCGACGTGATGAAAAAGGTCACCGTGACCGACTGA
- a CDS encoding peptidylprolyl isomerase produces the protein MAEIKDPENTILMELKDGTVTIELLPDVAPRHVERMKELARSGAYDNVCFHRVIDGFMAQTGDVKNGNMEDGFNLRMAGTGGSDHPDLPAEFSKLPHDRGTLGAARSANPDSANSQFFINFKDNHFLNGQYTVYGRVVSGMEHVDAITRGEPPAEPDRMVSVKVAADA, from the coding sequence ATGGCCGAGATCAAAGATCCCGAAAACACCATCCTGATGGAACTCAAGGACGGCACCGTCACCATCGAGCTGCTGCCCGACGTCGCGCCCCGGCATGTCGAGCGGATGAAAGAGCTCGCGCGGTCGGGCGCCTATGACAACGTGTGCTTTCACCGCGTGATCGACGGCTTCATGGCCCAGACCGGCGACGTGAAGAACGGCAATATGGAAGACGGCTTCAACCTGCGCATGGCCGGGACCGGCGGGTCCGACCATCCCGACCTGCCGGCGGAGTTCTCGAAACTGCCGCATGATCGCGGCACGCTGGGCGCCGCCCGGTCGGCCAATCCCGACAGCGCCAATTCGCAGTTCTTCATCAACTTCAAGGACAACCATTTCCTGAACGGCCAATACACCGTCTATGGCCGCGTGGTTTCCGGGATGGAGCATGTCGATGCGATCACCCGTGGCGAGCCGCCCGCGGAACCGGACCGGATGGTTTCGGTCAAGGTTGCCGCCGATGCGTAA
- a CDS encoding phosphoglycerate kinase: MGWKTLDDMELAGKRVLVRVDINVPVQDGAVTDDTRIRRVAPTVADILARGGRPILLAHFGRPKGRHVPAMSLRPLVPALEQAFGVPVMFCADSRGPAAQAASDALPDGQVLLLENTRFHPGEEKNDPALAAEMAGLGDIYCNDAFSAAHRAHASTEGLARLLPACAGRLMQAELSALDAALGDPVRPLMAVVGGAKVSTKLDLLGNLVEKVDILAIGGGMANTFLAARGVEVGTSLCEHDMAGTARDILAKAETTGCRVMLPVDVVVAREFREGAPQEVVPADACPADAMILDAGPETVAEVNEALTEARTLIWNGPLGAFEISPFDAATIATAQKAAARTLHGGLVSVAGGGDTVAALNHAAVADEFTYVSTAGGAFLEWMEGKTLPGVAALLG, from the coding sequence ATGGGCTGGAAGACGCTGGACGACATGGAGCTTGCGGGCAAGCGGGTGCTGGTGCGGGTGGATATCAACGTTCCGGTGCAGGACGGCGCCGTGACCGACGATACGCGCATCCGGCGGGTCGCGCCGACCGTGGCGGATATCCTGGCGCGTGGCGGCCGGCCGATCCTGCTGGCGCATTTCGGCCGGCCCAAGGGGCGGCATGTGCCCGCGATGTCGCTGCGGCCGCTGGTCCCGGCGCTGGAACAGGCATTCGGCGTGCCGGTGATGTTCTGCGCCGACAGCCGGGGCCCGGCGGCACAGGCCGCATCCGACGCCCTGCCCGACGGCCAGGTGCTGCTGCTGGAAAACACCCGGTTCCATCCCGGCGAGGAAAAGAACGATCCCGCGCTGGCGGCCGAGATGGCCGGGCTGGGCGACATCTACTGCAACGACGCGTTTTCCGCCGCCCATCGCGCCCACGCCTCGACAGAAGGGCTGGCGCGGCTGCTGCCCGCCTGCGCCGGTCGGCTGATGCAGGCGGAACTGTCGGCGCTGGATGCCGCGCTGGGCGACCCGGTGCGCCCGCTGATGGCGGTGGTCGGCGGAGCCAAGGTGTCGACCAAGCTGGACCTGCTGGGCAACCTGGTCGAGAAGGTGGACATCCTCGCGATCGGCGGCGGCATGGCCAACACCTTTCTGGCCGCCAGGGGTGTCGAGGTCGGCACCTCGCTGTGCGAACATGACATGGCGGGCACCGCGCGCGACATTCTCGCCAAGGCGGAAACCACCGGCTGCCGGGTGATGCTGCCCGTGGACGTGGTGGTGGCGCGTGAATTCCGCGAAGGCGCCCCGCAAGAGGTGGTGCCGGCCGATGCCTGCCCGGCCGATGCGATGATCCTCGATGCCGGGCCGGAAACGGTGGCCGAGGTGAACGAGGCGCTGACCGAGGCAAGAACGCTGATCTGGAACGGCCCGCTGGGGGCATTCGAAATCTCGCCCTTCGACGCGGCCACGATCGCGACCGCGCAGAAGGCCGCCGCGCGCACGTTGCATGGCGGGCTGGTGTCGGTGGCGGGCGGCGGCGACACGGTGGCGGCGCTGAACCACGCCGCCGTGGCCGATGAATTCACCTATGTCTCGACCGCGGGCGGCGCGTTCCTTGAGTGGATGGAAGGCAAGACCCTGCCCGGCGTGGCCGCGCTGCTGGGCTGA